One Plasmodium berghei ANKA genome assembly, chromosome: 13 genomic region harbors:
- a CDS encoding cytochrome c oxidase subunit ApiCOX26, putative: MFIFHNAQHYFNAFRNFNGCYTDNKLLKYFFKKSYNTWFNDPSQYNYYFISYYAVAISFGVVLRHILFNPDVHFRRQDKRRNIIDRYQHHAYSLPYYNHWLRNFSQSFKSSIIDNEPDYQEVDPLSFRPKRTSFYARFPFFFEIPKYNVDNPHYEKNSHTYMQEYYESIGYIPTPENTEE, from the coding sequence atgtttatatttcataacGCGCAGCATTATTTCAATGCCTTTCGGAACTTCAATGGCTGCTATACAGATAATAAGTTATTgaagtatttttttaaaaaaagttacAACACTTGGTTTAATGACCCAAGTCAATAtaactattattttatatccTATTATGCTGTAGCAATATCTTTTGGTGTTGTTTTACGCcacatattatttaatccTGATGTGCATTTTAGAAGGCAAGATAAACGACGAAACATAATTGATAGATATCAACATCATGCATATTCGCTTCCGTATTATAACCATTGGTTAAGAAATTTCAGTCAATCATTTAAAAGTAGTATAATAGACAATGAACCAGATTATCAGGAGGTTGATCCTTTATCCTTTAGGCCCAAAAGAACCTCGTTTTATGCACGAttcccatttttttttgaaattccaaaatataatgtagATAATCCACATTACGAAAAAAATtcacacacatatatgcaGGAATATTACGAAAGTATTGGTTATATTCCCACACCCGAAAACACTGAGGAATAA